A genomic segment from Candidatus Viadribacter manganicus encodes:
- a CDS encoding iron-sulfur cluster assembly scaffold protein: MDDLYHPRIMELAADIPHVGRVDAPDGAATKVSRVCGSVVTVELGLQDGVVNRIAVHPKACALGQAATGVLAMHAIGATPKEIKDARDALRAMLKGEGPPPVGRFWELRHLEGVRDYPARHASTMLAFDAAVEALDQAQKKVT, from the coding sequence ATGGACGACCTCTACCACCCGCGGATCATGGAATTGGCCGCCGATATCCCCCACGTGGGTCGCGTTGATGCGCCCGATGGGGCGGCGACGAAGGTCAGCCGCGTTTGCGGCTCGGTGGTGACCGTTGAACTCGGCTTGCAGGATGGCGTCGTGAACCGGATCGCGGTGCACCCTAAGGCCTGCGCGCTCGGTCAAGCGGCGACAGGCGTGCTCGCCATGCATGCCATTGGCGCAACGCCGAAAGAGATCAAAGATGCGCGCGACGCATTGCGCGCCATGCTCAAGGGCGAAGGACCGCCGCCGGTTGGACGCTTTTGGGAGCTGCGTCACCTTGAGGGCGTTCGCGACTATCCTGCACGTCATGCCTCGACGATGTTGGCCTTTGACGCCGCCGTTGAAGCGCTGGATCAAGCCCAGAAGAAGGTCACGTGA
- the yidD gene encoding membrane protein insertion efficiency factor YidD: MSPSIPARGLLGLIQLYKWTLSPLIGNACRYRPTCSSYAADSVRMHGAWAGSWMAGARLCRCSPWGGHGWDPAPSEIKKNSWWRPWRYGDWKGGYRAPPEAIELDKSKS, encoded by the coding sequence ATGTCGCCGAGCATTCCTGCGCGGGGCCTTCTTGGCCTTATCCAGCTGTATAAGTGGACGCTTTCGCCGTTGATCGGCAATGCGTGCCGCTACCGGCCGACCTGTTCGTCTTATGCCGCGGACTCCGTTCGCATGCATGGCGCCTGGGCCGGCAGTTGGATGGCGGGTGCACGTCTTTGCCGTTGTTCGCCCTGGGGCGGGCATGGCTGGGATCCGGCGCCGAGCGAGATCAAGAAGAACTCGTGGTGGCGGCCTTGGCGATATGGCGATTGGAAGGGCGGCTATCGTGCGCCGCCAGAAGCTATTGAACTCGATAAGAGCAAGTCATGA
- a CDS encoding MmcQ/YjbR family DNA-binding protein, protein MSATVKLKHALAKELRKAALAFPETVEDFPWGHNAFKVAGKKAFLFMGEDEKGGWSASMKLPFRNDEALAVKGAQRTEYGLGRAGWITFRFTAKAKPPMPKLIDYLDESWRAVAPKKLSAAFAPPAVPKRRKAT, encoded by the coding sequence ATGAGCGCCACGGTAAAACTAAAGCACGCGTTGGCGAAGGAATTGCGCAAGGCCGCCCTCGCGTTTCCCGAAACGGTTGAGGACTTCCCGTGGGGTCACAACGCTTTCAAAGTCGCTGGCAAGAAGGCCTTCTTGTTCATGGGCGAGGACGAAAAGGGCGGCTGGTCGGCTTCGATGAAGCTGCCGTTCCGCAACGATGAGGCGCTTGCGGTCAAAGGTGCGCAGCGCACCGAGTATGGCCTTGGCCGCGCCGGCTGGATCACCTTCCGTTTCACCGCCAAGGCGAAGCCGCCCATGCCAAAGCTGATCGATTATCTAGATGAAAGCTGGCGGGCCGTGGCGCCGAAGAAACTCTCGGCCGCTTTCGCGCCGCCTGCGGTTCCGAAGCGTCGCAAAGCGACCTGA